The proteins below are encoded in one region of Mycteria americana isolate JAX WOST 10 ecotype Jacksonville Zoo and Gardens chromosome 22, USCA_MyAme_1.0, whole genome shotgun sequence:
- the AARSD1 gene encoding alanyl-tRNA editing protein Aarsd1 isoform X2 — MVFQCQRDSWARQFATRVVSCRAAELRPEGGGEPVRGFQVVLEDTILFPEGGGQPDDRGLIGDVPVLRVTRRGPEAVHFVPAALEPGAEVLLSLDWERRFDHMQQHSGQHLITAIAEQMFGFKTTSWELGRQRSVIELDTPSMTAEQVEALERSVNEKIRERVPVTVRELAADDPEIETVRSRGLPDDHAGPVRVVDIEGIDSNMCCGTHVSNLSDLQVIKLLGTEKGKKNKTNLVFLAGNRVLKSIEQSHSTEKALTSLLKNGPGEHVEAVKRLQSSVKLLQKNNLNLLRDIAVLIARDFRSKPVPSQLFVLHRKEGDSEFMNIIANEIGTEETLLFLTVGDEKEAGLFLLAGPVEAVENLGPRVAELLGGKGAGKRGRFQGKATKMSRRGEVQALLQEFISHRSPEAEKKE, encoded by the exons atGGTGTTCCAGTGCCAGCGGGACAGCTGGGCCCGGCAG TTCGCCACCAGGGTGGTGTCGTGCCGGGCGGCGGAGCTGCGGcccgagggcggcggggagccggtgCGCGGGTTCCAGGTGGTGCTGGAGGACACCATCCTCTTCCCCGAGGGCGGCGGGCAG CCGGACGACCGCGGCCTCATCGGCGATGTGCCGGTGCTGCGCGTGACCCGGCGGGGCCCCGAGGCCGTGCACTTCGTGCCGGCGGCGCTGGAGCCGGGCGCCGAGGTGCTGCTGTCGCTGGACTGGGAGCGCCGCTTCGACCACATGCAGCAGCACTCAG GACAGCATCTCATCACTGCCATCGCAGAACAGATGTTTGGATTCAAGACGACTTCATG ggagctgggccGTCAGCGAAGTGTCATTGAGCTGGACACCCCCTCCATGACAGCAGAGCAAGTAGAGGCCCTGGAGAGGAGTGTGAATGAGAAAATCCGGGAGAGGGTGCCTGTGACGGTGAGGGAACTGGCTGCAGATGACCCGGAAATTGAAACA GTGAGAAGCCGTGGTTTGCCAGATGACCACGCAGGGCCAGTGCGAGTTGTTGACATCGAAGGCATAGACTCCAACATGTGCTGCGGGACTCATGTCTCCAACCTGAGTGACTTGCAG gttatTAAACTCCTTggcacagaaaaagggaaaaagaacaaaaccaacttgGTTTTCCTGGCAGGAAACAGAGTGCTGAAGTCAATCGAACAAAGTCACAGTACTGAGAAGGCTCTAACCTCACTGCTCAA AAATGGACCAGGTGAGCATGTAGAGGCTGTGAAGAGACTGCAGAGTTCTGTGAAGCTGCTTCAGAAG AATAACTTGAACCTGCTTAGAGATATTGCTGTTTTGATAGCCCGGGACTTCAGGAGCAAACCTGTTCCAAGTCAGCTGTTTGTGTTACACAG GAAAGAGGGTGACTCTGAATTTATGAATATCATCGCTAATGAGATTGGGACAGAG GAAACCCTGCTGTTCCTGACTGTGGGAGATGAAAAAGAAGCAGGACTCTTTCTTCTAGCTGGACCTGTTGAAGCAGTTGAGAATTTAGGTCCCAG ggtggcagagctgctgggaggcaAAGGAGCTGGGAAGCGAGGCCGCTTTCAGGGCAAGGCAACCAAGATGAGTCGGCGAGGAGAAGTGCAAGCTCTGCTCCAGGAATTCATCAGCCATCGAAGCCCTGAAGC GGAGAAGAAGGAATGA
- the AARSD1 gene encoding alanyl-tRNA editing protein Aarsd1 isoform X1: MVFQCQRDSWARQFATRVVSCRAAELRPEGGGEPVRGFQVVLEDTILFPEGGGQPDDRGLIGDVPVLRVTRRGPEAVHFVPAALEPGAEVLLSLDWERRFDHMQQHSAVACTSLPGQHLITAIAEQMFGFKTTSWELGRQRSVIELDTPSMTAEQVEALERSVNEKIRERVPVTVRELAADDPEIETVRSRGLPDDHAGPVRVVDIEGIDSNMCCGTHVSNLSDLQVIKLLGTEKGKKNKTNLVFLAGNRVLKSIEQSHSTEKALTSLLKNGPGEHVEAVKRLQSSVKLLQKNNLNLLRDIAVLIARDFRSKPVPSQLFVLHRKEGDSEFMNIIANEIGTEETLLFLTVGDEKEAGLFLLAGPVEAVENLGPRVAELLGGKGAGKRGRFQGKATKMSRRGEVQALLQEFISHRSPEAEKKE; the protein is encoded by the exons atGGTGTTCCAGTGCCAGCGGGACAGCTGGGCCCGGCAG TTCGCCACCAGGGTGGTGTCGTGCCGGGCGGCGGAGCTGCGGcccgagggcggcggggagccggtgCGCGGGTTCCAGGTGGTGCTGGAGGACACCATCCTCTTCCCCGAGGGCGGCGGGCAG CCGGACGACCGCGGCCTCATCGGCGATGTGCCGGTGCTGCGCGTGACCCGGCGGGGCCCCGAGGCCGTGCACTTCGTGCCGGCGGCGCTGGAGCCGGGCGCCGAGGTGCTGCTGTCGCTGGACTGGGAGCGCCGCTTCGACCACATGCAGCAGCACTCAG CTGTTGCTTGCACGTCTCTTCCAGGACAGCATCTCATCACTGCCATCGCAGAACAGATGTTTGGATTCAAGACGACTTCATG ggagctgggccGTCAGCGAAGTGTCATTGAGCTGGACACCCCCTCCATGACAGCAGAGCAAGTAGAGGCCCTGGAGAGGAGTGTGAATGAGAAAATCCGGGAGAGGGTGCCTGTGACGGTGAGGGAACTGGCTGCAGATGACCCGGAAATTGAAACA GTGAGAAGCCGTGGTTTGCCAGATGACCACGCAGGGCCAGTGCGAGTTGTTGACATCGAAGGCATAGACTCCAACATGTGCTGCGGGACTCATGTCTCCAACCTGAGTGACTTGCAG gttatTAAACTCCTTggcacagaaaaagggaaaaagaacaaaaccaacttgGTTTTCCTGGCAGGAAACAGAGTGCTGAAGTCAATCGAACAAAGTCACAGTACTGAGAAGGCTCTAACCTCACTGCTCAA AAATGGACCAGGTGAGCATGTAGAGGCTGTGAAGAGACTGCAGAGTTCTGTGAAGCTGCTTCAGAAG AATAACTTGAACCTGCTTAGAGATATTGCTGTTTTGATAGCCCGGGACTTCAGGAGCAAACCTGTTCCAAGTCAGCTGTTTGTGTTACACAG GAAAGAGGGTGACTCTGAATTTATGAATATCATCGCTAATGAGATTGGGACAGAG GAAACCCTGCTGTTCCTGACTGTGGGAGATGAAAAAGAAGCAGGACTCTTTCTTCTAGCTGGACCTGTTGAAGCAGTTGAGAATTTAGGTCCCAG ggtggcagagctgctgggaggcaAAGGAGCTGGGAAGCGAGGCCGCTTTCAGGGCAAGGCAACCAAGATGAGTCGGCGAGGAGAAGTGCAAGCTCTGCTCCAGGAATTCATCAGCCATCGAAGCCCTGAAGC GGAGAAGAAGGAATGA
- the RUNDC1 gene encoding RUN domain-containing protein 1 — protein sequence MEAEGGPLGPGERWVPVGAVSAATTTTVAAAEEEEDEEEEAAAAAAGGSPQSVPRLRAERRRLHGALLALASHFAQVQFRLRQVARAGPAEQQRLLRDLEDFAFRGCPAPLAPGLGDAPSEREKQEQIEVQKEKQRELILQLKTQLDDLETFAYQEGSYDSLPQSVVMERQRMIINELIKKLDMDLSEDIATLSPEELRQRVDAAIAQIVNPARVKEQLVEQLKTQIRDLEMFINFIQDEVGSSGKVEDRHCECAGRKDGGGSYKPNTRPPGNRVNPEDARKMRETGLHLMRRMLAVLQIFAVSQFGCATGQIPRTLWQKDQASKDYSPLIKKLELSVERVRQLAMKHQQEDHVISSSDLQDIPLGGRDELTLAVRKELTIALRDLMAHGLYASSQGMSLVLAPIACLIPAFTSSPQTMHPWELFVKYYNTKNGQAFVESPARKLSQSFALPVTGGVAITPKQSLLTAIHTVLTEHDPFKRSADSELKALVCMALNEQRLVSWVNLICKSGALVQSHYQPWSYMANTGFESALNVLSRLSNLKFNLPVDLAVRQLKNIKDAF from the exons ATGGAGGCGGAGGGTGGCCCGCTGGGCCCGGGGGAGCGCTGGGTGCCCGTGGGCGCCGTGTCGGCGGCGACGACGACGAcggtggcggcggcggaggaggaggaggacgaggaggaggaggcggcggcggcggcggcgggcgggtcGCCGCAGTCGGTGCCGCGGCTGCGGGCCGAGCGGCGCCGCCTGCACGgggcgctgctggcgctggcCTCGCACTTCGCCCAGGTGCAGTTCCGGCTGCGGCAGGtggcgcgggccgggccggccgagCAGCAGCGCCTGCTCCGCGACCTGGAGGACTTCGCCTTccgcggctgccccgcgccgctGGCCCCCGGCCTCGGCGACGCCCCG AGTGAGCGAGAGAAGCAGGAGCAAATTGAGGtccagaaggagaagcagagagagctGATCCTGCAGCTCAAGACACAGCTGGATGACCTGGAGACGTTTGCTTACCAGGAGGGCAGCTATGATTCTCTGCCACAGTCTGTGGTTATGGAAAGACAACGG ATGATTATAAATGAGTTGATAAAGAAGCTGGACATGGACTTGAGTGAAGATATTGCAACACTCTCTCCAGAGGAATTGCGACAGCGTGTGGATGCTGCCATAGCACAGATTGTTAATCCGGCCAGGGTGAAGGAGCAGCTGGTGGAACAACTGAAGACACAGATAAGGGACCTCGAAATGTTCATCAACTTCATTCAGG ATGAAGTTGGAAGCTCTGGTAAGGTGGAAGACAGACACTGTGAATGTGCAGGCAGAAAAGATGGTGGTGGCTCCTACAAACCGAATACACGGCCTCCTGGAAATAGAG TGAACCCAGAAGATGCCAGAAAGATGCGAGAAACGGGCCTGCACCTCATGCGTCGCATGCTTGCTGTGCTACAAATATTTGCTGTCAGTCAGTTTGGTTGTGCTACTGGTCAGATTCCTCGCACCCTCTGGCAGAAGGACCAAGCCAGCAAGGACTATTCCCCCTTAATTAAGAAACTGGAGTTGTCAGTGGAGCGGGTGAGGCAGCTAGCTATGAAACACCAGCAGGAAGACCACGTTATCAGTTCCTCTGATCTGCAGGACATTCCCTTAGGAGGCAGAGATGAGCTGACCCTAGCAGTGCGGAAGGAGTTGACCATTGCTTTGCGAGACCTGATGGCTCACGGGCTCTACGCCTCTTCTCAAGGAATGAGCCTGGTATTGGCACCCATCGCGTGCTTGATTCCTGCGTTCACCTCATCCCCACAGACCATGCACCCCTGGGAACTCTTTGTGAAGTATTACAACACTAAGAATGGACAAGCCTTTGTGGAATCCCCGGCTCGCAAGCTCTCCCAGTCCTTTGCCTTGCCTGTGACAGGAGGAGTGGCCATTACCCCCAAACAGAGCCTGCTGACAGCGATTCACACTGTCCTCACGGAGCATGACCCCTTCAAACGCAGCGCAGACTCCGAACTGAAAGCTCTGGTGTGTATGGCACTGAACGAGCAGCGCCTGGTCTCCTGGGTGAATCTGATCTGCAAATCTGGAGCTCTGGTACAATCCCACTACCAGCCATGGAGCTACATGGCAAACACAGGCTTTGAGAGCGCACTCAACGTTCTCAGTCGCCTGAGCAACTTGAAATTCAACCTCCCGGTTGACCTGGCTGTCCGGCAGCTGAAAAACATCAAAGATgctttttga
- the PTGES3L gene encoding putative protein PTGES3L: MARQPAKTLWYDRPQYVYLEFCVEDSTDVKVVVEDQRLVFSCKNADGVEFYNEINLYARVNSKDSREKRSDRSITCFMRKSKEKVAWPRITKENIKPAWLSVDFDNWRDWEGDEEVERAMVEQYAELLEKVTDKGPPPAMDDLDDDL; this comes from the exons ATGGCGAG GCAACCTGCAAAGACGCTGTGGTACGACCGCCCGCAGTACGTCTACCTGGAGTTCTGTGTCGAGGACAGCACGGATGTTAAGGTCGTCGTTGAGGACCAGCGGCTGGTGTTcag TTGCAAAAATGCAGATGGTGTGGAGTTCTACAACGAGATCAACCTGTATGCCAGGGTCAACTCCAAG GACTCACGGGAGAAGCGCTCTGACCGCTCCATCACGTGCTTTATGAGGAAGTCGAAGGAGAAAGTGGCCTGGCCCCGCATCACCAAGGAGAACATCAAG CCGGCCTGGCTCTCCGTGGACTTTGACAACTGGCGAGACTGGGAAGGGGACGAGGAGGTGGAGAGGGCCATGGTGGAGCAGTACGCAGAG CTCCTGGAGAAGGTGACGGACAAAGGCCCCCCCCCGGCCATGGATGACCTGGAT GACGACCTCTGA
- the AARSD1 gene encoding alanyl-tRNA editing protein Aarsd1 isoform X3 yields the protein MVFQCQRDSWARQPDDRGLIGDVPVLRVTRRGPEAVHFVPAALEPGAEVLLSLDWERRFDHMQQHSAVACTSLPGQHLITAIAEQMFGFKTTSWELGRQRSVIELDTPSMTAEQVEALERSVNEKIRERVPVTVRELAADDPEIETVRSRGLPDDHAGPVRVVDIEGIDSNMCCGTHVSNLSDLQVIKLLGTEKGKKNKTNLVFLAGNRVLKSIEQSHSTEKALTSLLKNGPGEHVEAVKRLQSSVKLLQKNNLNLLRDIAVLIARDFRSKPVPSQLFVLHRKEGDSEFMNIIANEIGTEETLLFLTVGDEKEAGLFLLAGPVEAVENLGPRVAELLGGKGAGKRGRFQGKATKMSRRGEVQALLQEFISHRSPEAEKKE from the exons atGGTGTTCCAGTGCCAGCGGGACAGCTGGGCCCGGCAG CCGGACGACCGCGGCCTCATCGGCGATGTGCCGGTGCTGCGCGTGACCCGGCGGGGCCCCGAGGCCGTGCACTTCGTGCCGGCGGCGCTGGAGCCGGGCGCCGAGGTGCTGCTGTCGCTGGACTGGGAGCGCCGCTTCGACCACATGCAGCAGCACTCAG CTGTTGCTTGCACGTCTCTTCCAGGACAGCATCTCATCACTGCCATCGCAGAACAGATGTTTGGATTCAAGACGACTTCATG ggagctgggccGTCAGCGAAGTGTCATTGAGCTGGACACCCCCTCCATGACAGCAGAGCAAGTAGAGGCCCTGGAGAGGAGTGTGAATGAGAAAATCCGGGAGAGGGTGCCTGTGACGGTGAGGGAACTGGCTGCAGATGACCCGGAAATTGAAACA GTGAGAAGCCGTGGTTTGCCAGATGACCACGCAGGGCCAGTGCGAGTTGTTGACATCGAAGGCATAGACTCCAACATGTGCTGCGGGACTCATGTCTCCAACCTGAGTGACTTGCAG gttatTAAACTCCTTggcacagaaaaagggaaaaagaacaaaaccaacttgGTTTTCCTGGCAGGAAACAGAGTGCTGAAGTCAATCGAACAAAGTCACAGTACTGAGAAGGCTCTAACCTCACTGCTCAA AAATGGACCAGGTGAGCATGTAGAGGCTGTGAAGAGACTGCAGAGTTCTGTGAAGCTGCTTCAGAAG AATAACTTGAACCTGCTTAGAGATATTGCTGTTTTGATAGCCCGGGACTTCAGGAGCAAACCTGTTCCAAGTCAGCTGTTTGTGTTACACAG GAAAGAGGGTGACTCTGAATTTATGAATATCATCGCTAATGAGATTGGGACAGAG GAAACCCTGCTGTTCCTGACTGTGGGAGATGAAAAAGAAGCAGGACTCTTTCTTCTAGCTGGACCTGTTGAAGCAGTTGAGAATTTAGGTCCCAG ggtggcagagctgctgggaggcaAAGGAGCTGGGAAGCGAGGCCGCTTTCAGGGCAAGGCAACCAAGATGAGTCGGCGAGGAGAAGTGCAAGCTCTGCTCCAGGAATTCATCAGCCATCGAAGCCCTGAAGC GGAGAAGAAGGAATGA